Proteins encoded in a region of the Dryobates pubescens isolate bDryPub1 chromosome 14, bDryPub1.pri, whole genome shotgun sequence genome:
- the RPL7 gene encoding 60S ribosomal protein L7, with translation MAEKEAKKVPSVPESLLKKRQAYAALKAKRQKKILAIKKFRKAQRKLIYAKAQAYHKEYRHMYRQEIRMARMARKAGNYYVPAEPKLAFVIRIRGTNGVSPKVRKVLQLLRLRQIFNGTFVKLNKASINMLRIVEPYIAWGYPNLKSVHELIYKRGYGKINKQRIALTDNSLIQKRLGKLGIICMEDVIHEIYTVGKNFKVVNNFLWPFKLSSPRGGMKKKTIHFVEGGDAGNREDQINRLIRRMN, from the exons ATGGCGGAGAAGGA AGCAAAGAAGGTGCCCTCTGTACCGGAGAGCCTGCTGAAGAAGCGGCAGGCATATGCGGCTCTGAAAGCCAAACGTCAGAAGAAGATTTTGGCTATAAAAAAG TTCCGTAAGGCACAAAGAAAACTCATCTATGCCAAAGCCCAGGCCTACCACAAGGAGTACAGACACATGTACAGGCAGGAGATCCGCATGGCCAGGATGGCCCGGAAAGCTGGGAATTACTAcgtcccagcagagcccaaacTGGCATTTGTGATCAGGATAAGGGG TACCAATGGTGTCAGCCCCAAGGTCCGCAAGGTGCTGCAACTCCTTCGCCTGCGCCAGATCTTCAACGGCACCTTTGTGAAGCTCAACAAAGCTTCCATCAACATGCTGCGGATCGTGGAGCCCTATATTGCTTGGGG TTACCCCAACCTGAAGTCTGTGCATGAGCTGATCTACAAGCGTGGCTATGGCAAAATCAACAAGCAGCGCATTGCTCTGACTGACAACTCCCTGATTCAGAAGCGCCTTG GAAAGCTTGGCATCATCTGCATGGAAGATGTGATCCATGAAATTTACACTGTTGGCAAGAACTTCAAAGTTGTGAACAACTTCCTTTGGCCCTTCAAGTTGTCTTCTCCTCGGGGTGgaatgaagaagaaaaccaTCCACTTTGTGGAAGGCGGGGATGCTGGGAACAGAGAAGATCAGATCAACAGACTCATAAGGAGAATGAACTAA